The window GTGTgaggtacaaaaaaaataaaaggaccAATTACACACCCTTGAGGAACCCCATTACGGCAATGATTGACAAAGTCGTCAACTGCTGATAATCATTCACCATCTTTGCGAAAGCCGTTTCTGTTCAATGTTTTACCTGAAAAAACCCCCCGACGTTAAAGGTTCAAGTAAATCattaaatgttactttaaaacTTGAGTCGTGACCACTTTCtcaaaaaatactaaaagaaACGTGAGGTTAAGAATGAGCATATAGTTTAGTAGGGAGCAAGGTTATTACAgttaactaaaacaaacaaaataacaaaaactgaaactgagaaaacatttaactgaaataaaataaaaatgttaattaatggGGGAAAAACTATAAAGTTGTAGTTTAAAGTTAGTTTTCTAACTAGAACTATATTGTGCATTTATAGAACTAtctaaaatatactgaaattagTTGGGTTTTTTGGCTGTTCACataaattttctgcaaattacGGCACTTATTCTTATCTGCAGAAGTCGGATaagttgttttttgaaaatagtgTCTTCTGTTTATTATTCATTACCCAATTAGTGTATATGTAACATTAAATACTTTCacctttttcatttcttcacctaaaaattaaccaaagtatgaaaaaagtAATATATAGCTAacaaaaactagcaaacacactcttaaaactaaactataaataaaaatccaaatacgggcgtgccgtggtggcgtagcggttagcgcgacccgtatttggaggccttcagtcctcgacttggctgtcgcgggttcgactcccggacccgacgatatttgccgcatgtcttcccccgtttcctgtcagcctgctgtcgtataagggacactagagccacaaaagaccccctggaggggtaaaaaaaaaaaaaatccaaatacaACTCTGGTAGGGAGTCGGGAACTTCCAGTAAACAAACACCTGACAGGTTTTTACAGAAACTCGTCCACTCCTTTCCCAGAGGCAGGAATATTTATGCCAAACATCTGTTGCAACAATGACCCATTTCTCTAACAATAACAAgataaaaaatgctgaaaatcttatttttttgtattgcaGCAGCAAATTTCCCTGCTTgaattgatttgttttgcagCTGCCCGTCTTTTGCTAAACGTTTGAAGTTCACAGAGCTTAATAACACGGTAGTTGTTCTATATTTTAAAGCCACATGTGTGTTTGTGGCGGTGAAAACAATGCAGAGTTGCTGCGGCTTCACAGTGAAACGTCTTTTTCAGGAAAACAGTATGGAGGTCAGATGACTGAATCATCATTTCCTCCAATGGATAATCTGATTTTCAGCTCTATGTTGTCCATTTGCACAACCATAAAACCACTgtgcaaatgaaaaatgaaataaatttcagaaaatagaaaatatttcaaattactGTAAATTAATTATAAGCTAAATTCCCACTACATGCCTCggtaaattaaaataatgaatgCTGATTCATTATCAGCATGAATCATTGAAAATGGCTTGAAATCACTGCATTAAAtggttatttgtgtttttacagaaggTTTCTgcactttttagtttttaagtatttaaaactgtttttgtgaaaaacaaaaacatggtaaTGTTGGAGCTTCATTTAAAGTTATTATGCAGTGTGGAGAAATGTTGAATATGAAGGATTATCAGGTTTGGATGTTTCTATGCATCCATTTGTTCTGCTGCCCATCTCTATGTCTGTCCGTCCGCCCACTACTTCCTGTTCATTAATGATGAACTTCCTGTTATTTAATCGGGTCACTGGTTGTTTAGTGAATCCAGACAGCAGAACCTGTTGcatggttttagtttttatcaacaTTTCATCAGAAGCAGCTCAGATTTCATCTTCAGTGTTGTCGTATTCCCCTCATGCATCCTGAAGCTTCCTTTTCCTGAGCCGTCGTTAATGGCCGCCTGTGCACtgcgccccctgcaggtggGTCTGCGTCAGCAGGACATGTCGCTGCTGTGCCAGCTCTGGTCCCTGCATGAGTCCATCCAGGAGTACAAGGGCAGCTGCCACGACCTGAGCGCCGCCTCCAGCCTCAGCATGATGGAGAACGGCTACTTCGACGAGGACGACGAGTTCTACGCGGAGCCCGGAGCCACGCCCACCGGCGACCACCCGGGCGCTGTCGCCGATGAGGAGGCGTCGCCATTGGCGACGGCGGCCAAAAACGGCAAGGACAGCTGGGAGTCCTTCAACGTCGCCATCTGAGGCCTCGATCTGCGCGGTTTTTCTGCAGACGGATCCATGTTTTTTAGGGGGCGGAGCTAAGCTGTGAGAAGGGAGTGGCTGGTTGCCGACGGCAACGGACTGCCAAAGAGGAATCCTGTCCGTCTGCAGAGCTGAGATCACCTGGACTCCTTTACTCTGCTGCCAGTCActcttatttacttttttttactttttttttttgacataatcaaaatatatgaacaaagttttattatttattacgtaatataaataacaaagtattctttttattattattattattctttttgcTCTCTTTGGAAGTTTTGTACAAAAGGTACAAGCAGAAAAGTTGGACTTCAAACCTGAAgggtgggattttttttaattttaaaggtatTTCCGACTCTTCGGTAACAGGGAGAGGAACTTTAAAtcggtaaaatgtttttcaggtgaGATCCTCCTTCCAGTAAACGGAGCAGAGCTGGTTTCCTGTACAGGGAGGATTCGTGCAACATTTTATGGTCAGCGTAGCGTCCGCTCTCTGCGGTTACAACCAGCGTTTACTGAGCAGAACTTCactcaaaactttaaaagaaaatctgtaaccatgtttctgttttcacgTTCAAGCTGCAATGTTTGCATATTCCTAAAATGTGCTGTTCGGTGGGAAATCAGAGCAGAATTAGCAGAAATGAACTTTTCTTTGTGGCCTTGCTATTTGAACAGCTGCATTGTATTTCACGTATCTACATCAAGCTAAACGTCTTTTTCATTCTGGAAGTGTAGGGAAAGGTTCAGGGCTGGGCGATGAAtcaatttgatcatttttgagGATTAAATTCTTGGGAGATTCTGGATTTTTCTCCACCAATTCACTCATCGGGTTTCCATAATTCAGAGTGACCTCAGGGCGGCCATCTTTGTTTGACAAGTTTGTTTAcagattatatttatttctactttGAATTTAGTTCAACTGTATGATAAAATATTaggaatttatttgtttttaattaaccGAGTCGTATTACAGTAGAgtttgaaataatacaaaaataaagtcggAACTTTAtgataaatttgaaataaagatGAGCATTTTGTGAACTTATAAATTATTAACAGAAACAATCAAATCCTGGTAGCTCTGaagttttttcctcattaaaacaacttttttaattttaagatggtttttttggataaaattatccttttttcttctaataTGATTACATTctcataaataaacatttctgtctTACACCTCAGAAACTGGATAGTTGAAAATTTCTGTAagtgaacaaaacaacaaaattgatTGAAATCGAATCTGGGATGAAAAAACTTAGATTGGATCTTTAAGCCATATCGCCCAGCTCTAAGATGGAGGgactttatattaaaaaagttttaattcatGGGAAATTTCTGCCTCATTTCAGATGTAAATGTTTGTCGACGAACACATTCTGGAATGATTTGCTTGGTCTTCCTTCATCTGTAGCGCGTAACATCGCAGTTCTTCCAGGTCAGGcggccattttgttttcttatctgTCTTAGACCAATGGCGGTCCTGCACTCTGCATTGTATTTAGTTAAAGGTGCTGAATGAATGATCTCATctaaagaatgtttttaaagttactcTGCAGTCAAACAAGCAGTTTTCTCTTCACAAACACTAAATTTATGACTATATAGTCAAAAATAAGATgcattaaatcatatttttgttttgttttttatggctGCTGGTCATTTCACCTCAAAGCCATTTCATTACCTgtcagtttttgtcatttcatgCTGGAAAATGACCATAGGTCAGTTCATATCAagtcattttgcatttatttaccTGCAAAGAAATGAGTTTTATCAACTCCAAtccataattttaaaacattttagcattttaaatctctgtcttCCTTATCATCATGTTAGAAAacttcaaaatggctgccacttgttaaaatctaatttcttttgaGCTTCTGcaaaaatctagattttttcAATCTTTATCATGTAATAAACTGAATGTTTGgttctttgattgtttttgtacCAACAATCTGAATTTTCTTTAGATTTCCCCCATCAGatgctgttttttctgttggatCTCATCACAGTTGGTGCCTttgtaaagctgcagcttcctgtttaAGATGAGTGGAAAGTGAACCGCTGGCCGTTGATTTGGATTGTATGATGGCGTATCGCcatgacatttctttttgttttcatttccagtTTCAGAATGAGGTCAACGAGGTTTATgatacatttagaaaataaagtcaaaaggTAAGTTTTGAGAAAATTGTCAACAACGTTTCATAATTGACACCATAATTCTCTCCGAGCAGCTGCTTTACTTTATCtgtatgaaaatgtatttcaaaaagattttcttggctttttatctttatttttaagattttcattttttttctttatatttttcaacTTATCCTttacatttgaatttttctCTTGACattgcaggttttttttcttttacatttaaacttttttgtcaacatttttctcttacttgacattttgtcctgttttcttgacatttttttttcatggttagacaatatttttgttctgtgtctttttttgttgttttttttacactttttaaaatattttttttttctgccagcaGTAACTCAACATTTTGTCCGTTTTTCCCCCTtcgtttaaacattttttcagttttccttcACATTCTGAATAATTTTCCTCTACACTTTGACTTTTCTACCAACTcttttctcatctgttttactCTAATCAACAAAGAAATGGGACCATAATACTCCATCACAGTGATTGCTTGGTCTGTATTTTGGGTTTTAAAGCTGCTCCATGTAGAATTAAGAAGTCCaactaatcaaattaaaatttatatattttttatttgagatGATCCTGCTGCAAAAAAGATAGATTGTGGCTCAACTATAACAGAATAAATGGATTCAAATTTGTGCATAATATAATTTTTGATGCTCATAAGTTTTCTGAACACATAAAAGCTGAAACGGAGAcgtttaaaactgattttaatccTCTACATGTGGCAGCTTTAACTTGTCGCCGTCTCGTCATGCAGACAGGAAGCTGAGCCGTTCACGTCTCACTTCGGGTCATTTGAGGGTATTTATTGCGCACTAACACTGCGCTctttgtacaaaaaaatcacaaactgaaTACCAGCTTACTGCTCTAACAGCCGaaatatttccctttttaaaaataattaatggaTGTTGATAttggaaatgttttctcagGGTTTTCAGATGCCTGGGTAAAAATGTAACAACACCCACACAGAATGgatttgtttttgaatgttaCATGCATCATAGTAAAGAAGCAAAAGCCTTATTATTCTTCTCTTGATAATTTGGACCAAAGTGGACTCCGTTGACCAGAATGCAATGCGGCCTCTCACGTGTAGAAACTTAAGTGAAAGGTACTTTTTCAAACATCGCCTTCAGGGAGGAATTTGACTCGTTACAACTGAGAAATCTGTTTTCATgcaacaaaaatcagaaaaacatgttaaacGTTTACCACAGCGGTGTCCAAATGTCTTCCCTGGTCAATTTTATCtacaaaattcattaaattaaaaatataaaatttgttcatttggattttgttgtttttattcaacgATAAgctacatttttatgaaatctgTTTATCATTAGAGATTCAAATCACAAAAGGGGCTTTGGATTGTtgcattattaaaacaaaaatgtacaattcCCTCATTTCTGGGGTCATTAAGTGTTTTCtactttattgaattttttttttttttaccactctTGACTTGTGATTAAAATCCTTTTAAGGGCCATAATTGGCCcctgggccacactttggacaccgcTGGGCtactattattttaaatctgttgaGATAAATCAATGGTGCAAACTGGAATGTGAAGGTTCTGTTTATTCCTCTGGTTCTGTACCACAGGACTGTTACTTGGACTGTTGTATCAGTTATACTTACTGTACtcatacatttaataaaatcattCCATGGTTTTCAGGTCTGATGTGATGATTTCTGCTGGGCCAGACTAAAAAAAGGCTCACAGTGGCAGCAGCCCAGGGCTTCTAGTTTGGGGGCTggcaatatatatattttcttaataaatagtaaattattttatatattattttgctGCTGGTAAAAAGCCCGGGATAAACCCAGGCCAAGGAACCAGATGGCATTTATAGGGATTAGAAATGGAGTCGGAGGATGCCAAGAATCAGCATTTGGGTTGTTAGAATAATCAAAAACCTCCAACATCAAATATTACTGGGAGATGCAGACCCATCTCGCagtaaattatgtaaaaacatgttggtatttattcatttttgctgattttaaagCAATAATGCAAAATTTACATCTTAAATGCTTTTGTCTGGGtttttactgcttctaaaaacaaatcaagtgcttataacaaacaaaaacaccaacctgtttttttt is drawn from Xiphophorus hellerii strain 12219 chromosome 15, Xiphophorus_hellerii-4.1, whole genome shotgun sequence and contains these coding sequences:
- the fam89a gene encoding protein FAM89A — translated: MNGKSANGTAGGMACIEGLPPLPKSLSGLLNSSGGSWREMERMYVKKTMIQDDLSRGRNNTDSLLASKPANLDAALALLRKEMVGLRQQDMSLLCQLWSLHESIQEYKGSCHDLSAASSLSMMENGYFDEDDEFYAEPGATPTGDHPGAVADEEASPLATAAKNGKDSWESFNVAI